A part of Spiribacter vilamensis genomic DNA contains:
- the alaC gene encoding alanine transaminase, whose amino-acid sequence MNEEFQRIKRLPPYVFNIVNDLKAQARARDEDIVDFGMGNPDQPTPRHIVDKLAEAAQRPDTHRYSVSRGIPRLRRAIARWYETRYSVPIDPETEAIVTIGSKEGLAHLALATLGPGDAVLVPNPAYPIHPYGVVIAGADIRHVPLIEDGDFFTELEKAIKDTFPKPKMLILNFPANPTAQCVDLAFFERVVEICREHRIWIVHDLAYADLVYDGYRAPSILEVPGAREVAVESFSLSKSYNMPGWRVGFMCGNDKLIAALARMKSYLDYGMFTPIQVAAIHALEGPQDCVAEIRDTYQGRRDVLCDGLEAAGWPINRPQATMFAWARIPEPYQAMGSLEFAKKLISDAGVAVSPGVGFGEYGDTHVRFGLIENQHRTRQAVRGIKQMFRRDGYGQ is encoded by the coding sequence TTGAACGAGGAATTCCAGCGCATCAAGCGCCTGCCGCCCTATGTATTCAACATCGTCAATGACCTCAAGGCGCAGGCGCGAGCGCGCGACGAGGACATCGTCGATTTCGGCATGGGCAATCCGGATCAGCCGACACCGCGACACATCGTCGACAAGCTGGCGGAAGCCGCGCAACGGCCGGACACCCATCGCTATTCGGTCTCGCGCGGCATCCCGCGCCTGCGGCGGGCGATCGCGCGGTGGTACGAGACCCGCTACAGCGTCCCGATCGATCCGGAGACCGAGGCCATCGTCACCATCGGTTCCAAGGAGGGTCTGGCGCACCTGGCGCTGGCGACGCTGGGCCCGGGGGATGCAGTACTGGTTCCCAACCCTGCGTACCCGATCCATCCCTACGGCGTGGTAATTGCCGGGGCGGATATCCGCCATGTGCCGCTGATCGAGGACGGTGACTTCTTCACCGAGCTCGAGAAAGCGATCAAGGACACCTTTCCAAAGCCGAAAATGCTGATCCTCAACTTCCCCGCCAACCCGACGGCGCAGTGTGTGGATCTGGCCTTTTTCGAACGGGTGGTGGAGATCTGCCGCGAACATCGGATCTGGATCGTTCACGATCTCGCCTACGCCGACCTTGTCTACGACGGCTACCGCGCGCCGTCCATCCTCGAGGTGCCCGGTGCACGCGAGGTGGCGGTGGAGTCGTTCTCGCTCTCCAAGAGCTACAACATGCCCGGCTGGCGGGTCGGTTTCATGTGCGGCAACGACAAGCTGATCGCCGCGCTGGCGCGCATGAAGTCCTACCTCGATTACGGCATGTTCACCCCCATCCAGGTCGCCGCCATCCACGCGCTCGAGGGGCCGCAGGACTGCGTGGCCGAAATCCGCGACACCTACCAGGGCCGGCGCGACGTTCTCTGCGACGGGCTCGAGGCGGCTGGCTGGCCGATTAACCGGCCCCAGGCGACGATGTTCGCCTGGGCGCGCATCCCCGAGCCCTACCAGGCAATGGGCTCGCTGGAATTCGCCAAAAAGCTGATCAGCGACGCCGGTGTGGCGGTATCTCCGGGCGTCGGCTTCGGGGAATACGGCGATACGCATGTCCGCTTCGGGCTTATCGAGAATCAGCACAGGACACGACAGGCCGTGCGGGGTATCAAGCAGATGTTCCGACGGGATGGCTATGGGCAGTAA